One Methylocapsa sp. D3K7 DNA window includes the following coding sequences:
- a CDS encoding ATP-grasp domain-containing protein, translating into MPSVSRVRSPEAGAAILIAASSGRALAGAARRAGFMPLAADFFDDLDTRGFCDANRLVEGGLGRGFDADNLIPALNSLAGAAPPCGFVYGAGFEDRTELLEIIARRFPLLGNCPDVVRGVKDPVRLSQLCAALNIPHPEISVKMPSDSRDWLAKSAGGAGGSHVAPAGAEIPADENIYFQRIVTGDSISILFVADGTNANIVGLSQQWAAPTPEEPYRFGGSLRPAGLTSTLEDKLRRAAHAVTAASGLRGLNSIDFLVDGNEYTLIEINPRPGATLDIFDDRDGSLFRAHVESCLGRLPVRLPEFRGAAAAAIAYAPHDISSMPEFDWPDWTADRQKAYSEVRAHAPVCTINARAEKPGMARAFLDARTAWILGRLEQAPNKTNKRNQTQTGKETAH; encoded by the coding sequence ATGCCTTCAGTCTCGCGCGTGAGATCGCCTGAAGCCGGTGCCGCGATTTTGATCGCGGCATCGTCGGGGAGGGCCTTGGCTGGGGCCGCGCGGCGAGCCGGGTTTATGCCGCTCGCCGCTGACTTTTTCGACGATTTGGATACGCGCGGATTTTGCGACGCCAACCGCCTAGTCGAAGGCGGGCTCGGCCGAGGATTTGACGCGGACAATCTCATTCCGGCGCTTAACTCCCTTGCTGGTGCCGCGCCGCCCTGCGGCTTCGTTTATGGAGCAGGGTTTGAGGATCGAACGGAACTTCTGGAAATTATCGCGCGGCGATTCCCGCTACTCGGCAATTGTCCCGATGTGGTTCGCGGCGTGAAGGATCCGGTGCGGCTTTCGCAGCTTTGCGCCGCCCTCAATATTCCCCATCCCGAGATAAGCGTGAAGATGCCAAGCGATAGCCGCGATTGGCTCGCCAAAAGCGCGGGGGGAGCGGGCGGCAGCCATGTGGCACCGGCCGGCGCAGAAATTCCCGCAGACGAAAATATCTATTTTCAGCGCATCGTCACAGGAGACTCCATTTCGATTCTTTTTGTGGCCGATGGTACCAATGCGAATATCGTGGGTCTCAGCCAGCAATGGGCGGCACCAACGCCGGAAGAACCCTACCGGTTTGGCGGCAGCCTGCGCCCGGCCGGTCTCACGTCCACACTGGAAGACAAGTTGCGGCGCGCGGCACACGCCGTCACGGCGGCGTCCGGGCTTCGCGGCCTCAACAGCATCGATTTTCTGGTTGACGGCAACGAATATACATTAATCGAAATCAACCCGAGGCCCGGCGCCACCCTCGACATTTTTGACGATCGCGATGGCTCCCTGTTTCGCGCCCATGTCGAATCTTGTCTTGGGCGCCTCCCCGTGCGGCTGCCTGAATTCAGGGGTGCGGCGGCGGCCGCGATTGCCTACGCGCCGCATGACATTTCCAGCATGCCGGAATTCGACTGGCCCGATTGGACGGCGGACCGGCAGAAAGCGTATAGCGAAGTCCGGGCGCACGCTCCTGTCTGCACAATCAACGCTCGCGCAGAAAAACCAGGGATGGCCCGCGCGTTTCTTGATGCGCGGACGGCTTGGATTCTTGGCCGCCTGGAACAAGCCCCAAACAAAACCAACAAGCGAAATCAAACTCAGACTGGGAAGGAAACGGCACATTGA
- a CDS encoding methylenetetrahydromethanopterin dehydrogenase, producing MAKNILHMLSPLRHMSPFDVNMALDAGYDSVVPYIDVKLEEVMPLVQDAMFSRSPRDAVHTAVFIGGKDAVLALDMLEQVRKTLLKPFEISAFADPAGSFTTAAAMVACVEKILKKKNGKALADTHIVIFGATGPVGYTCGVIAALEGAEVTLTARELSKVQAKADEIKQRFGVTVQAAQAKSPEEISSALAGKEVALCCAAAGVQVLSASMLAAAKSLLVSADVNAVPPAGIEGLELMANGAELAGGSLGIGPLAIGDVKYKTESGLFQRMAGSPKAISLDFRDAFSLAREIA from the coding sequence GTGGCCAAGAATATATTGCACATGCTCAGTCCGCTCCGGCACATGAGCCCATTCGACGTGAATATGGCGCTCGACGCAGGATATGACTCGGTTGTTCCTTATATCGATGTCAAGCTCGAGGAAGTCATGCCGCTGGTGCAGGACGCCATGTTCTCGCGCTCGCCCAGGGATGCCGTCCATACCGCTGTTTTCATTGGCGGCAAGGACGCGGTTCTGGCGCTCGATATGCTGGAGCAAGTGCGCAAGACACTGTTGAAACCGTTCGAGATTTCAGCCTTCGCCGATCCCGCCGGATCGTTCACCACTGCCGCCGCGATGGTTGCCTGCGTCGAAAAAATTCTGAAGAAAAAGAACGGCAAGGCGCTTGCCGATACGCATATTGTGATTTTTGGCGCGACGGGGCCGGTGGGCTACACCTGCGGTGTGATCGCGGCGCTTGAAGGCGCCGAAGTAACCCTCACCGCGCGCGAGTTGAGCAAGGTGCAAGCCAAGGCCGACGAGATCAAGCAGAGGTTCGGTGTGACCGTGCAGGCCGCCCAGGCAAAGTCGCCAGAGGAAATTTCCTCGGCGCTGGCGGGCAAGGAAGTTGCGCTATGCTGTGCGGCCGCAGGTGTGCAGGTTCTGTCGGCATCGATGCTCGCGGCGGCCAAATCCTTGCTGGTTTCAGCCGACGTCAATGCGGTGCCGCCGGCGGGGATCGAGGGGCTTGAACTGATGGCGAACGGCGCCGAATTGGCGGGCGGCAGTCTTGGCATCGGACCGCTCGCCATTGGCGACGTGAAATACAAGACAGAATCGGGATTGTTTCAACGGATGGCGGGGTCACCCAAGGCGATCAGCCTCGATTTTCGCGATGCCTTCAGTCTCGCGCGTGAGATCGCCTGA
- a CDS encoding beta-ribofuranosylaminobenzene 5'-phosphate synthase family protein — MYDNVTVTASARLHLGFLDMNGGLGRRFGSLGLAIDRPVTRLRLQRAEALTVAGLEGERASRYLTDLARHLGLPPAYALTIEEAIPPHAGLGSGTQLALAVATALRRLEGLPLDPANDALLLRRGARSGIGLGLFEQGGVIVDGGHGARTSTPPVIARLEFPAKWRVIIAVDPRTEGVHGSEEQTAFAQLADFAPGLAAEICRLVLIKALPALAEQDIGSFGDAIARLQEIAGDYFAPAQGGKPYASAAVAQVMDELRLHGAKGIGQSSWGPTGFAFAADAREAQRLCGTVQAMADASGLELLICKGVNHGVRVEGDSFAVMK, encoded by the coding sequence ATGTACGACAACGTCACCGTGACGGCGTCCGCCCGTCTTCACCTTGGATTTCTTGACATGAATGGCGGACTTGGCCGCCGTTTCGGGAGCCTGGGGCTTGCCATCGACCGGCCGGTCACGCGCTTGAGGCTTCAGCGCGCGGAGGCGCTCACGGTCGCGGGATTGGAAGGGGAGCGCGCGTCCCGCTATCTCACCGATTTGGCGCGTCATTTGGGTCTGCCGCCGGCCTATGCCTTGACCATTGAGGAAGCGATTCCCCCACATGCGGGACTGGGCTCGGGCACCCAACTCGCGCTTGCCGTCGCGACCGCCTTGCGGCGTCTTGAAGGGCTTCCTTTGGACCCGGCAAACGATGCGCTTTTGTTGCGGCGTGGCGCCCGTTCGGGCATCGGCTTGGGCCTCTTCGAGCAAGGAGGGGTCATTGTTGATGGCGGACATGGGGCACGGACTTCGACGCCGCCGGTCATCGCCCGCCTGGAATTCCCCGCCAAATGGCGGGTGATCATCGCCGTCGATCCGCGCACCGAAGGCGTTCATGGGAGCGAGGAGCAAACCGCCTTCGCCCAGCTGGCTGATTTCGCGCCGGGCTTGGCTGCCGAAATCTGCCGCCTGGTTCTCATCAAGGCATTGCCGGCTCTGGCCGAACAGGATATTGGCTCCTTTGGTGACGCGATCGCGCGTCTCCAGGAGATCGCCGGAGACTATTTCGCGCCCGCGCAAGGCGGCAAGCCCTACGCAAGCGCTGCAGTGGCACAAGTGATGGATGAGCTTCGGCTGCATGGAGCGAAAGGCATAGGCCAATCCTCCTGGGGGCCAACCGGCTTTGCTTTTGCCGCCGATGCGCGGGAGGCGCAACGCTTGTGCGGCACCGTCCAAGCAATGGCCGACGCATCTGGGCTGGAACTCCTCATCTGCAAGGGCGTCAACCACGGCGTCCGCGTCGAAGGGGACTCCTTCGCTGTTATGAAATAG
- a CDS encoding tetratricopeptide repeat protein: protein MFWPRLWAISGLLLCAAFLGNSGAAADPLKTGVRAFAAGNYVKAAEIFAILAPQGDPTAQTYLGYMFANGKGVPQDFIVAAGWYRCASQQGVARAQYQLGLMYDKAQGVPQDYMKAYALVNLAVAKAGPEREPWARIRDAIASKLSLRERTQAQQMSFEGVPEVPCLPIVSSVQVAPFPFLFPSIIP from the coding sequence ATGTTTTGGCCGCGCCTCTGGGCCATTTCCGGCCTGCTGCTATGCGCGGCATTTTTGGGCAATTCCGGCGCGGCAGCGGACCCGCTTAAGACGGGGGTGCGCGCCTTCGCTGCCGGCAATTATGTGAAAGCCGCCGAAATTTTTGCGATCCTCGCGCCGCAAGGCGATCCGACGGCGCAAACCTACCTCGGCTACATGTTCGCCAACGGCAAGGGCGTGCCGCAGGATTTTATCGTGGCTGCGGGGTGGTATCGTTGCGCCAGTCAGCAAGGCGTTGCCCGGGCGCAATATCAGCTGGGGCTCATGTATGACAAAGCCCAAGGCGTGCCGCAGGACTATATGAAGGCTTATGCGCTGGTGAATCTTGCTGTCGCGAAGGCTGGCCCGGAACGCGAGCCGTGGGCGAGAATACGCGACGCCATAGCCTCGAAATTGAGCCTCAGGGAGCGAACCCAGGCGCAACAAATGTCGTTCGAGGGTGTCCCGGAAGTTCCGTGTTTGCCTATTGTCTCGAGCGTACAGGTTGCGCCATTTCCTTTCCTTTTTCCGAGCATTATCCCGTGA
- a CDS encoding A24 family peptidase: MRRNFLATVALTLIACGVVIASLVAEPGPSGLFGAALGLLMLAIAVADARAYIIPDRLTLAALLLAFAQTGVAGFETLPENMALAALRGVVLALGFLALRETYFRLRRRQGIGLGDVKLAAVAGAWLDWPLIPVAIEIAAVLALIAYITNQLVLRRPLRATAKLPFGVFFAPAIWFCWLLGALFLKV, from the coding sequence GTGCGACGAAATTTCCTCGCCACCGTGGCGCTCACCCTCATCGCTTGCGGTGTCGTGATCGCAAGCCTTGTTGCCGAGCCCGGCCCCTCTGGGCTTTTTGGCGCCGCCCTCGGGCTTTTGATGCTTGCCATCGCGGTGGCCGATGCGCGGGCCTACATTATTCCCGACCGGCTGACCCTCGCAGCACTCCTGCTCGCTTTTGCGCAAACGGGGGTCGCGGGCTTTGAAACTCTGCCGGAGAATATGGCCTTGGCGGCGTTGCGGGGCGTTGTCCTGGCGCTGGGGTTTCTGGCGCTGCGGGAGACATATTTCCGGCTTCGCCGGCGCCAGGGGATTGGCCTTGGCGACGTCAAGCTCGCCGCCGTCGCCGGTGCCTGGCTCGATTGGCCTCTCATTCCGGTCGCGATCGAAATCGCCGCTGTCCTAGCGTTGATCGCCTATATCACGAACCAGCTTGTCCTGCGGCGGCCCTTGCGGGCGACCGCGAAATTGCCCTTTGGTGTTTTTTTCGCGCCGGCGATTTGGTTTTGCTGGCTGCTCGGCGCCCTATTTTTAAAGGTTTAA
- the gspD gene encoding type II secretion system secretin GspD: MLTACSSVPPIGSNEPPDALDRIRATDLSPRAPDQTGSANTGTGGNQAQIYYGSSGTAVTVDVDGNGPRPAGGGTGDGVTLNFEDTPVSAVAKVILGDYLGAGYAIDPRVQGTISLSSGRPVPKSDLLYILESALRTSNAVLLHDAGGYRIVPADDAIGSGHVDRGDGGHNPEPGYGVSVVPLQHVSVGTITKLLDSFATKPGSIRSEPSKNLMIVVGNGLERRTAVETILSFDEDWMRGQSVGIFPIHNSTPEPMVTELEKIMDSGEDGLSQHMVKLQPISRSNAILVVARKPDLLRVVAKWISRLDASAVASTGVKVYKVRYGDCRQIAKLLSDLFIGGGGSTLESPVNQIAPGGGASSLSSPSGAAGQSGFSNTSGLGGGGGGGGLGAGGGLGGGGGLGTSGGQGGAGGLGGNQSQSQGVFGSLNAGQGGGQGGAPGSPTDQSGGGGGAGGFVGGGGGGAGGGGRALLPGVRILPDIPNNSIVVYANTDSYRVIERALNQLDRPIAQVAVDVTIAEVHLNNDLQYGVQFFLGNIGIPNLHTLGAVGVNSPTGSTALQNQPGFNLTLGNQLTPHVIISALNQYTTTKILANPSLVVLDNQTAALQVGQQVPITQGSANILNSATATSNTVFNSITYQNTGIILSFRPHVHANGIVNLEVDQEISACSNCVGINLTPTFTDRHVKSSIQVPNGQTVLLAGLVQEDHEKTRSGIPLVEQIPIIGEAFSPSNNNSVDRIELIIFIRPQIIRDGVDASNVAEELRSKMRGDKVGTDHPPGAVTPYPIGLTQ; this comes from the coding sequence ATGCTTACCGCTTGTTCTTCCGTTCCGCCCATCGGAAGCAATGAGCCGCCAGACGCGCTGGACCGCATCCGGGCGACGGACCTTTCGCCGCGCGCGCCTGACCAGACCGGCTCCGCCAATACGGGAACGGGGGGCAATCAGGCTCAGATCTATTATGGCAGTTCGGGCACGGCTGTGACGGTGGATGTGGATGGCAATGGTCCGCGCCCTGCTGGCGGTGGAACGGGCGATGGCGTTACCTTAAACTTCGAGGATACCCCCGTAAGCGCCGTGGCGAAGGTCATTTTGGGTGATTATCTCGGCGCCGGTTATGCCATCGATCCGCGCGTGCAAGGAACCATTAGCCTGTCCTCGGGGCGTCCGGTTCCAAAATCGGATCTGTTATATATTCTCGAAAGCGCATTACGCACCAGCAACGCGGTCTTGCTGCATGATGCCGGGGGTTACCGGATCGTTCCCGCCGACGATGCGATTGGCAGCGGCCATGTCGATCGCGGAGATGGGGGCCATAATCCGGAGCCCGGCTATGGGGTGTCGGTGGTTCCCTTGCAGCATGTCTCGGTGGGGACCATCACAAAGCTCCTTGACAGTTTTGCGACGAAGCCTGGCTCGATCCGGTCGGAGCCTTCAAAAAATCTCATGATCGTCGTCGGCAATGGACTCGAGCGACGCACGGCTGTCGAGACGATTTTGAGTTTCGACGAGGATTGGATGCGCGGCCAGTCGGTCGGAATTTTTCCGATCCATAACTCGACACCGGAACCGATGGTCACGGAACTCGAAAAGATCATGGATTCCGGAGAAGACGGTCTCAGCCAGCATATGGTCAAGCTGCAACCCATCAGCCGGTCGAACGCCATTCTCGTCGTGGCGCGCAAGCCCGATTTGCTGCGCGTGGTGGCAAAATGGATCTCGCGGCTCGATGCCTCGGCGGTGGCGAGCACCGGCGTCAAGGTTTACAAAGTTCGCTACGGCGACTGCCGCCAGATCGCCAAGCTCCTCTCGGATTTGTTCATTGGTGGCGGCGGTAGCACGCTTGAATCGCCGGTCAATCAAATTGCGCCGGGTGGGGGAGCCTCGTCTTTGTCGTCGCCAAGCGGCGCCGCGGGGCAGTCGGGTTTTTCAAACACCAGCGGCTTGGGCGGCGGCGGCGGTGGTGGAGGTCTGGGCGCCGGCGGTGGCTTGGGAGGCGGCGGCGGATTGGGTACTAGCGGTGGCCAGGGCGGTGCGGGCGGCCTCGGCGGCAACCAATCCCAATCGCAAGGAGTTTTTGGCTCGCTAAACGCGGGCCAAGGCGGCGGCCAAGGGGGCGCACCCGGTTCCCCCACGGACCAGTCTGGCGGTGGCGGCGGTGCGGGTGGGTTTGTTGGAGGCGGCGGCGGAGGCGCGGGGGGAGGCGGCCGGGCGCTGCTGCCAGGAGTGCGGATTCTGCCCGATATCCCGAACAATTCGATCGTGGTCTATGCCAATACGGACAGTTACCGGGTCATCGAGCGGGCGCTCAATCAGCTGGATAGGCCCATCGCGCAAGTGGCCGTCGATGTGACCATCGCCGAAGTTCATTTGAACAATGACCTCCAATATGGCGTGCAGTTCTTTTTGGGGAACATCGGCATCCCCAACTTGCATACGCTCGGGGCCGTGGGGGTCAATTCGCCGACGGGCAGCACGGCGCTTCAGAACCAGCCGGGCTTCAATCTGACGCTTGGCAATCAACTTACTCCGCACGTGATTATCAGTGCCTTGAATCAATATACGACCACAAAGATCCTCGCCAATCCGTCGCTTGTGGTGCTCGACAATCAGACAGCGGCGCTGCAAGTCGGCCAGCAAGTGCCGATCACGCAGGGCAGCGCCAATATTTTGAACTCGGCCACGGCCACGTCAAACACCGTCTTCAATTCCATCACCTACCAGAATACAGGTATTATTTTGAGCTTCCGGCCGCATGTCCACGCCAACGGCATTGTGAATCTCGAGGTCGATCAGGAGATCAGCGCCTGCTCGAATTGTGTGGGAATTAATCTGACGCCGACGTTCACCGACCGCCATGTTAAGAGCTCGATTCAAGTCCCGAACGGGCAGACGGTTTTGCTCGCCGGCCTCGTCCAGGAGGATCATGAGAAGACGCGCTCCGGAATTCCTCTCGTCGAACAAATTCCCATCATCGGCGAAGCGTTCAGTCCCAGCAACAACAACTCCGTGGACCGTATCGAGCTCATCATTTTCATAAGGCCGCAAATTATTCGCGACGGCGTCGACGCTTCAAATGTCGCCGAGGAGCTTCGTTCCAAGATGCGGGGTGACAAAGTCGGCACGGATCATCCGCCAGGCGCCGTGACCCCTTACCCAATCGGGCTCACCCAATGA
- a CDS encoding M48 family metallopeptidase, whose amino-acid sequence MTLLAALIVAAIVLSGLFEVYLSYRHVASVSANQDEVPEGFAGAVSGEEHRRAAAYTLARTRLSIAKTIFDTVLSVVWLTLLLGPLYDLVAHFIAPGMSRGVAVVVLFALIERLLHLPFSIFSTFALETKFGFNRATPAMFFLDRIKGLVLAFVFGVPLLYGFFFLLRVLPDFWWLAGWAGLMALMIAMTVIYPAFIAPLFNKFEPLPQAPLKTRIEALLAKCGFESKGLYVMDASRRSTHGNAYFTGFGKAKRIVFFDTLLQNHTPDEILSILAHELGHYKLGHIGQRVAESAILTLLGFGVLYWAFASGVTGQFGLPRDPGLVLILILIALGPVMHVISPLTSFLSRRAEYQADGFAKAMAGPEPMISALTRLSRDNLSTLTPDRLYALFYYSHPPVPARIARLKAV is encoded by the coding sequence ATGACCTTACTTGCTGCGCTCATTGTTGCCGCCATCGTCCTGTCAGGTCTGTTTGAGGTCTATCTCTCATACCGCCACGTCGCCTCCGTAAGCGCGAACCAGGACGAGGTTCCAGAGGGGTTTGCCGGGGCGGTCAGCGGCGAGGAGCACCGGCGGGCGGCCGCCTATACGCTGGCCCGCACCCGGCTTTCCATCGCAAAAACCATCTTTGACACGGTCCTTTCCGTCGTTTGGCTGACCTTATTGCTCGGGCCCCTGTACGACTTGGTAGCGCATTTTATCGCACCGGGCATGTCACGAGGCGTCGCGGTTGTTGTCCTGTTCGCCCTGATCGAGCGGCTTCTTCATCTGCCGTTCTCGATTTTCAGCACTTTTGCGCTGGAAACGAAGTTTGGGTTCAACCGGGCGACTCCCGCCATGTTTTTCCTCGACCGGATCAAGGGCTTGGTGCTGGCATTCGTTTTTGGTGTTCCCTTGCTTTATGGATTCTTTTTCTTGCTTCGCGTGTTGCCGGACTTCTGGTGGCTCGCGGGCTGGGCGGGGTTGATGGCGCTGATGATCGCCATGACGGTGATCTACCCCGCCTTCATCGCGCCCTTGTTCAATAAGTTCGAGCCGCTTCCGCAAGCGCCGCTGAAGACCCGGATCGAGGCTTTGCTTGCCAAATGCGGATTTGAGTCCAAGGGACTCTACGTCATGGACGCCTCCCGGCGTTCCACCCACGGCAATGCGTATTTCACCGGCTTTGGCAAGGCCAAACGCATCGTTTTTTTCGACACGCTTTTGCAAAACCATACGCCCGATGAAATCCTCTCCATTCTCGCTCATGAATTGGGCCATTATAAACTTGGCCACATCGGGCAGCGCGTCGCGGAGTCCGCGATCCTCACCCTGCTCGGTTTTGGTGTCCTTTACTGGGCGTTCGCGAGCGGAGTGACCGGTCAGTTCGGCCTCCCTCGCGATCCGGGTTTGGTTTTGATCCTTATTCTGATCGCCCTCGGCCCCGTCATGCATGTGATTTCGCCGCTGACGAGCTTTCTGTCCCGGCGGGCCGAATATCAGGCCGACGGTTTCGCCAAGGCGATGGCTGGTCCCGAGCCGATGATCAGCGCCTTGACCCGGCTTTCTCGCGACAATCTCTCGACCCTCACCCCGGACCGGCTCTATGCCTTGTTTTATTATTCGCACCCGCCGGTTCCGGCGAGGATTGCCCGGCTCAAGGCCGTTTAA
- a CDS encoding DoxX family protein: protein MDLPQIAVTWQPRILGVLRIATALLLLQHGTAKLFGFPHVAMFDGMRFLSLLGFAGILEFAGGILLLFGIYTRPVAFVLSGEMAVAYFLAHAQKSFYPILNQGELAALYCFVLLYLAAAGGGAWSVTRDEFTSST from the coding sequence ATGGATTTACCTCAGATCGCCGTGACGTGGCAGCCGCGTATTCTCGGAGTGCTGCGGATCGCCACAGCCCTCTTGCTACTCCAGCATGGTACAGCAAAGCTGTTCGGCTTTCCCCATGTGGCGATGTTCGACGGCATGCGATTTCTTTCACTTCTCGGTTTTGCCGGGATTTTGGAATTCGCCGGCGGCATCCTGCTGCTGTTTGGCATCTACACAAGGCCCGTGGCGTTTGTCTTGTCCGGCGAGATGGCGGTCGCCTATTTTCTCGCGCACGCCCAAAAGAGCTTCTATCCGATCCTCAACCAAGGCGAACTTGCCGCTCTTTATTGCTTTGTCTTGCTGTATTTGGCGGCGGCGGGTGGCGGCGCCTGGAGCGTCACGCGCGACGAATTCACGTCTTCCACTTGA
- a CDS encoding thioredoxin family protein — translation MAATATDIVLDIPAPEFKLQATDGKTYALGDIAGEKGTVIVFICNHCPYVKAVIDRLAEDARVLMAEGFGFAAICANDAKNYPEDSFANMKLFASLHKLPFPYLHDESQSVARAYGAVCTPDYFGYDPHLKLKYRGRLDEGRTGPLPAGARRELVEAMRAIAASGVAPKDQTPAIGCSIKWKT, via the coding sequence ATGGCGGCGACAGCAACGGACATTGTTCTCGATATTCCGGCCCCGGAGTTCAAGCTTCAGGCCACCGATGGCAAGACCTATGCGCTCGGCGACATCGCGGGCGAAAAGGGCACGGTGATTGTCTTTATTTGTAACCACTGCCCTTATGTCAAAGCTGTGATTGACCGGCTTGCCGAGGATGCACGCGTTCTGATGGCGGAGGGGTTCGGCTTTGCCGCGATTTGCGCAAACGATGCCAAAAACTATCCGGAGGATTCCTTCGCCAATATGAAACTCTTCGCAAGCCTGCACAAATTGCCGTTTCCCTATCTTCACGATGAGAGCCAGTCCGTGGCCCGGGCCTACGGCGCGGTCTGCACGCCGGATTATTTTGGCTACGATCCCCATCTCAAGCTGAAATACCGGGGCCGCCTCGACGAAGGCCGGACAGGGCCGCTTCCAGCGGGGGCGCGGCGGGAGCTTGTCGAGGCCATGCGGGCCATCGCGGCCAGCGGCGTGGCGCCGAAGGATCAGACGCCGGCCATCGGCTGTTCGATCAAGTGGAAGACGTGA
- a CDS encoding DUF1272 domain-containing protein, translated as MALELRPNCEYCDRDLPLSSTLARICSFECTFCADCVENRLENVCPNCGGGFVPRPIRPVTEWRHGLSVEKRPPSHKRVKLSYSLDDIAAHSMRIKNIAPENR; from the coding sequence ATGGCTTTGGAGTTGCGGCCTAATTGCGAATATTGTGACCGGGACCTGCCGCTGTCCAGTACGCTCGCGCGCATCTGTTCTTTTGAGTGCACGTTTTGCGCGGACTGTGTCGAAAACAGGCTAGAGAATGTCTGCCCTAACTGCGGCGGCGGCTTCGTGCCTAGACCAATTCGTCCGGTGACGGAGTGGCGGCACGGGCTTTCGGTCGAGAAGCGGCCGCCTTCTCATAAGCGGGTGAAGTTATCCTACAGTCTCGATGACATTGCGGCCCACTCGATGCGGATCAAGAATATCGCGCCCGAAAATCGCTAA
- the rpiA gene encoding ribose-5-phosphate isomerase RpiA gives MPESPQQAIAPHALSPDAAKRLAAAKALELVVPGMRLGLGTGTTAAHFVALLGARVAQGLEVICVPTSERTRTQAELYAIPLATIDALPELDLTVDGADEFDPQLRLIKGGGGALLREKIVAMASKRMIVITDSSKSVAVLGKFPLPVEVNLFGLEVTKRMILAAAKASGCDGEVRLRKNPGGHAFVTDNGHFIVDCHFGAIGDPDGLADRLAKIPGVVEHGLFIGIAKAVISAGPAGLEISGQRD, from the coding sequence ATGCCAGAGTCCCCCCAGCAAGCGATCGCCCCGCACGCGCTGTCCCCAGACGCCGCCAAGCGCCTGGCCGCCGCCAAAGCCCTGGAGCTTGTCGTCCCTGGCATGCGGCTTGGCCTGGGGACCGGGACCACGGCGGCACATTTTGTCGCGCTTCTTGGCGCGCGGGTGGCGCAAGGCCTCGAGGTGATCTGCGTGCCCACCTCCGAGCGCACCCGCACGCAGGCGGAGCTTTATGCGATCCCGCTTGCGACGATTGACGCTCTACCCGAGCTTGATCTCACCGTCGATGGCGCCGATGAATTCGACCCGCAGCTGCGCCTCATCAAGGGCGGTGGCGGCGCGCTTCTGCGCGAAAAAATCGTCGCCATGGCCTCGAAGCGCATGATCGTGATCACCGATTCGTCCAAATCCGTCGCGGTGCTCGGAAAATTCCCCTTGCCCGTCGAGGTCAATCTGTTCGGTCTCGAAGTGACGAAGCGCATGATTTTGGCAGCCGCGAAAGCCTCAGGGTGTGATGGCGAGGTCCGCCTGCGCAAAAATCCAGGCGGCCACGCTTTCGTGACCGACAATGGCCACTTTATCGTGGATTGTCATTTTGGCGCCATCGGCGATCCGGATGGTCTGGCGGACCGTCTGGCCAAAATCCCTGGCGTCGTCGAACATGGACTTTTCATTGGGATCGCCAAGGCGGTCATTAGCGCCGGTCCCGCGGGCCTCGAGATTTCCGGTCAACGCGATTGA
- a CDS encoding DUF2059 domain-containing protein, whose translation MGFLHPGTVWGDFRLRAALKINAVNLGLCLALPLAPLLGTSESRAQQAAPNTPPAQTGPGSTAPSPSQLAAARTLVTASGLSRSFTIIIPQFMDQIAQSLTQTRPEIAKDLNAVLTQLKPEFDRQGDEMINIAALIYAKQMSEQDLKSADAFFESPAGKKYVETQPTFLTEVITAMQGWQGKISTDMMTRVREEMKKKGHEI comes from the coding sequence ATGGGCTTTCTGCATCCGGGCACAGTTTGGGGAGATTTCCGCTTGCGCGCAGCACTCAAGATAAACGCCGTTAATTTGGGCCTTTGCCTGGCCTTGCCGCTGGCGCCCTTGTTAGGAACGAGCGAAAGCCGGGCGCAGCAGGCCGCGCCAAATACGCCGCCGGCGCAAACCGGGCCCGGATCGACGGCGCCGAGCCCATCGCAGCTGGCGGCGGCCCGCACGCTTGTCACCGCCAGCGGGCTGTCCCGCTCGTTCACAATCATCATTCCACAATTCATGGATCAGATTGCTCAGTCCCTGACTCAGACGCGGCCGGAAATCGCAAAAGATCTCAATGCGGTGCTGACACAGCTCAAGCCGGAATTCGACCGGCAGGGAGACGAAATGATCAATATTGCCGCGCTGATTTATGCAAAGCAGATGAGCGAGCAGGATCTCAAATCGGCCGACGCCTTTTTCGAGAGCCCGGCGGGGAAAAAATATGTCGAAACGCAACCAACCTTTCTGACCGAGGTCATCACCGCGATGCAAGGCTGGCAAGGCAAGATATCGACCGACATGATGACCCGGGTGCGAGAAGAAATGAAAAAGAAGGGCCACGAGATTTGA